The Candidatus Effluviviaceae Genus V sp. genome includes a window with the following:
- a CDS encoding replication-associated recombination protein A, with translation TVTMVGATVENPFFYLNPALLSRIQVFELRALEEAEVRALIEAALRDEERGLGEYRVEIADEALDHLVENALGDARRALGALELAVLSTPPDRNGVIRVGLEAARECLRKRVVRYDRQGDWHYDVASAFIKSIRGSQPDAALHWMARMLAGGEDPRFIARRLVISASEDIGLADPDALGVVVAAARAVEMLGLPEARYALAEAAIYLATAPKSRTAADAVARALEDVEGSSSFEVPEHLRDASYAGAARLKHGEGYEMPASESEGRRQEYLPEERTYYRPSGSGYEREVRKRLETWDAASQAGEDDRAGNERDDEPARDNGPQ, from the coding sequence CACCGTGACGATGGTGGGGGCGACGGTCGAGAACCCGTTCTTCTACCTGAACCCGGCGCTCCTCTCGAGGATCCAGGTCTTTGAACTCAGGGCGCTCGAGGAAGCGGAGGTTCGCGCGCTCATCGAGGCGGCCCTCCGCGACGAGGAGAGGGGACTGGGCGAGTACCGGGTGGAGATCGCCGATGAGGCACTCGACCACCTCGTCGAGAACGCGCTCGGGGACGCCAGACGGGCGCTCGGCGCGCTCGAACTCGCGGTGCTCTCGACGCCGCCCGACAGGAACGGCGTCATCCGGGTCGGCCTCGAGGCGGCCCGGGAGTGTCTCCGGAAGCGCGTCGTCCGGTACGACCGGCAGGGCGACTGGCACTACGATGTCGCGTCGGCGTTCATCAAGAGCATCCGCGGCTCCCAGCCTGACGCCGCCCTGCACTGGATGGCCAGAATGCTCGCCGGCGGGGAGGACCCGCGGTTCATCGCCCGGAGGCTTGTCATATCGGCCTCGGAGGACATCGGTCTCGCCGACCCGGACGCGCTCGGTGTGGTTGTGGCGGCAGCGCGGGCCGTCGAGATGCTCGGGCTCCCGGAAGCCCGGTACGCGCTCGCGGAGGCCGCGATCTATCTGGCGACGGCGCCGAAGAGCCGAACGGCGGCAGACGCCGTTGCCAGAGCCCTCGAGGACGTCGAGGGCAGCTCGAGCTTCGAGGTCCCGGAGCATCTGCGGGATGCATCGTACGCCGGCGCCGCGCGCCTCAAGCACGGCGAGGGCTACGAGATGCCGGCCTCGGAGTCGGAGGGCAGACGACAGGAGTACCTGCCGGAGGAGCGGACGTACTACCGCCCGTCCGGCAGCGGGTACGAGAGGGAGGTCCGGAAGCGGCTGGAAACGTGGGACGCCGCTTCCCAGGCCGGCGAAGACGACCGCGCCGGGAACGAGCGGGACGATGAGCCGGCAAGAGACAATGGACCGCAATGA